Below is a genomic region from Bradyrhizobium sp. 1(2017).
CGCCGTCGTCGAGCACGAGATCGATCTCCGCATCGATCGCGCTTTTCCTGGGAAGCTCGATCTTCCGCTTGCGCGCCGCGATCTCCATCGCGCCTTCGAAACATGCCGACCAGCCGGCCGCGAACAATTGCTCGGGATTGGTGCCAATGCCTGCGCCGCCCGGCGGCGACAGCTTGACGTCGAGACGACCATCGGAACTGCGCGAGATGCCGTCGTGTCGACCGCCGCTCGTGTGTGTCCTGGCTGTGTAAAGCAACTTTGCCGCTTGCGTCATGAAGGTCTCCTTGCCGTTGCGCAACTGACTAGCAGCGGCGGCCGCAGGACACCCGTTTGGAGTTGTGAGAAGTTGTGAGGCTTCACCTCGCGCGCCTCCCAGGCCTGCATCCACGGTCTGAGGCCGATGCAGGCGCGCGCCTTGCCGGATCGCACGCGTCTGGCTATCGGATCACTTTGAAAGGATCAGGATTTCGTGATGACTGAACCGGCCGGGTTCGCGGCGGGAACCCTAATGTTCGGACCATTCATCGTGACGCCGCATGAAAGGCTGGTGACGCGCGACGGCGTCGCGCTGGCGCTCGGCGCAAAAGCCTTCGACATTCTGATCGCGCTGACGTCGCGGCCGAACCAGGTCGTCAGCAAGTGGGATCTGATGGCGCTGGTATGGCCCGGCCTGACCGTTGAGGAAGCCAGCCTGCGCTTTCACATCGCAGCCCT
It encodes:
- a CDS encoding organic hydroperoxide resistance protein, whose translation is MTQAAKLLYTARTHTSGGRHDGISRSSDGRLDVKLSPPGGAGIGTNPEQLFAAGWSACFEGAMEIAARKRKIELPRKSAIDAEIDLVLDDGAYSLRARLSVSLPGLAPEIARGIVDDAHQTCPYSKAVRGNIDVTVALI